The sequence AGGCGGAGCCGGGATACATCGTGCTGGACGAATTCGACAGCGCCCTGGACGAAGGCAGAAAATCCAAAGTATTCGCGCTGTATGAGCAGGAACTGTCTAGAAAAATGATTATCCTGTCTCCGAAATCCCATGAATCGGATTATTTGCGGCATTTTAACGAAGCGTTTGTCGTGTATCATGACGCAAGAATCCCGAAAAGCGCTGTAATTAGAATTAAGAAAAAAGCTGAAAATAAGGTCTAAAAAGACTTGAAGTTAACGTCTGGGATGCGGAAACCCAGGCGTTTTTTGTTGACTTCAGCTGCAAATTGGGCTACTATAACCCTTGTTACTGACTTAGTAATTTAGTAAATTAGTAAATGTGGAACATTTAAAAAGGGACAGGTGAACAAAAAAATGAAAATTCCGACAACGCTAAAGCATAAACCGGTTATCGTATCCGAGAATTACGAGAATGTGGATGGCAGATATGCGAATCAATCGGACGCGAAGGGATTATCGCTCGGATTGGCTCAGTGGAACGACCGGGGGAAGGTCGATATTTCCGCCAAGGTGTGGCGGCATACGGGAGAGAAGTGGTCCAGACAATCGGAGGAACTGCCGCTTCACCGGGTGCTTGACCTTGCCATTCTGGTAACCAGAAGCATGGTCCATTTCCGGGAGGCTTACCGGTATCAGAATCTGTATGATCCCGAGAATCCGGTGATTGACCGCGTGGGTCTGCAAGGGGATGCGATGACTGTATCCGTATGCACGGACAACGACAGAATCAACGAAGATATCAAGCTGTTCAGCCAGGCGCTGAGCGATGACAGCGAACTGATCGGCGAGCGTCTAAGTACGCTGTCCCGGATTTTGAAGGAAATGAGCTACTAAAGTTGTCCTCCAAGATACCCGATTTAAGAACGAGGGAGGAAATACAATGTCTCTGGATAAGCAAAAGAAGAAAGAGCTTGCCTCGGCATACGCGCAGTCGTTTCGGCCGATGGGCGTTTACCAGATACGAAATGTGAAGAACGGTAAAATCTTGGTGCTCGGCAGCATGGATCTGACCGGGGCCAAGAACCGGCTTGAGTTTTTACAGCAGACGAATATTAACAACATCAATGAACTGAAGCAGGACTGGAAGGAATACGGCGGCGACAGCTTCGTATTTGAAGAACTGGATCAAATCAAGCCGCGTGAGGAAATCTTGAACGACATTTCGGAGTTAAATGAGTATCAGGAAGAAGTGGATGCGCTGCTTGAGCTGTGGATTGAGAAGCTGCAGCCCTTTGGGGACAAAGGGTATAATAAGCCGAAGCGGAAATAATATAACATCTGCCGAAGCCGCCTGGCCCGGGCGACAGATTACGCGCACTGCATGAAGGCTGCTCCAGTTCATCTCATGACTTGTGGGCAGCCCTTAGCAGTTTACAGGAAGCGAATGTCTAAACCGGTAAGAAGTACGAGACGAGATTAGAAGTCAGGTCATGTTTCTTACTGCTGCGGAGCGGCGGGTAGTATATGCGTATACTTAACGATTTCATGTCCCGTATTATACGTAAAAGTCAGTGTATCTCCGCTCCGTCCGGCAAACCGGAGAAAATCCCCCAAAAACCACGGATCGCCTTCCTCGATTTCCCGCTGCCGATCCGCATCGAAAAATTCCCGGTACAGCAGCGTGCTTGCTCCGGTCGAGCGGTCGACAAGTGTCAGCAATCCGGTATTGGAAGGACGGATCAGCGCGACATCTGAATAGAAGGCTTCTACGTGATAGAGCGTATCGGCGTTTTGGGTGGCGTCTGCATTCATTAGCTTGGCCAAATCGACCGTCTCCGCCACATTGCCTGTGCCATCCTCCACAAGCCGCAGCGTTCTGCCGTCGCTCAGCAGCAGCTTCCCGTCAATCCGGGCGGCAGGCTCCCCAAAGGAAGCGCGGCCAGCAATTTGTCCTTTTCGTATGACGGCGCCATTTCTTAGCACAAAGGTAAAGTAGGCTGTATTGACATGCGGCTCGCCGTAAATATTGCTGATGCGCAGAAGAAGCAGACCGCCCGATGTACGCTCAAATGTAAAGTCGACGACATCAAGATTGGTGCCGAGATCGGCGATTTTAACCTTTTCGCCTTGCCGGGATGATTCATACAATTCCCCGGTATCAAGCGAAACGGAATATACGGTACCCTCGAACGTCTCCGAATAACTGCGGTATAAATGTAGTCCGTTAGCTAGAAACGTGCGCTTCTTGTCATCCCAGCGGACGGTGCCCCCTTCGAGCGCTTTTACCATAAACTTCACTGGAATATAAAGCTCCTTGTTATAAATAAAAGGAACACCTCCGATGCTGACAGCCTTGCCGTCAAGCACACCGGTTCGGCTCCCGACCCGAACTGTGAAGCTTTTCTCCCAACCGGTAAATTCGGCGCGCTTATGCGTCTGATCCCACGTGATCTTAAGCCCGGCTATCAGGGCTGTGGAAGCGGCCAAATAGGCGACGCCATCCTTGATGATGGCATTGCCGGATGATCCCATCGTCAGCGTGCCGCCGTTTGTGAACGTAAGCTGAACGTATGCGGGTACCGCCTCCGCTTGCGCCGTTGAGGGAGGAAGAATGCCGCCGGAAAGCAGCAGCGATGAGACTATGGCACTGATGAATAGCAATCTTTTTTTCATGAAGATCAATCCTCCTTTCTGTTGTTGATTGACTGCCCTTTAACGCAATGAGGCCACTTTTTTGAGAATGATGAATAGGGTCTATTCCTTAATTTTCGGGAAACTGAAAATGTATTCAATATCTCCAATGCTTTGATTACTAATGGTGAAGTTATGTGTAAAAAATCCCCCTTTCTCCAAAGTCTGATTATCCGTTATATCGGGATTAATTTTTTGGATCTCATTTTTTAATACCAGCCACATCCCCAAATCAATATTTGAAAATTCGACCTTTTGACCCAATGTATTTCTTGATTCAATTCTCATATTGACTTCATATTGTGCCTCTTCCATTTTTAAAAATCTGGGGAAAATACCATAATATTTATCAGTTGCAGATTGTTCAGTTATTCTCATTTCCCTTATTTGTTGCAGAGGACCTTGGGTCAGAAAACGATCATCCTTTAAAACAATGAGTGCCCCTCCTCCATTCATGGATTGCTGTTCTGAACGAATTCGAAAAGTATCAATAATCGATTTTAATGGGATAAAGACGCTGTTTGCCTTCATAACAGGATTAGTATCCATTTCTTTTCTTTCACCATTTATGTAGACGGTTTTAGAGTTCAATTTTAATTTTAACGATTGCTCTCCCGATTGAATCACTGCTGTTTTATTTAAAGCATCATATGTTGCTTTTGCTCCAAGCAATTTTGTAAATGAGCGTAAAGGCACCATCGTTCGATTATCGTCATCAATGTAAGGAGCTTGAGGCGTAGTATACAGCAAATAAAAACCATTAATATTAAGTAAAATCTGCTGTTCATAACTTATATCCCTAGTATAACTTTCTGCATGAACGGGGTTGTTAATCGTAAGCAAAGACGTAATAAAAACGATCAGCAAAAACGTATTTCTTATTTTCATTTTAAAATTCTCCATTATATGAGATTGTTTTACAATTTACTCCATCCATAATTAGACGTATGCTTATATAAAAAGTTTCTATTTTTGGCGGGGAGCTGAAGAAAATAGACCGTGTCCCCTTGCCGGGACGACGGTCTAATGCTTTTTAATACGGATGTTACCCCTCCGTCTCAAGAGTCCGGCCGTCAAGCGGCTGAACCGGACGGTTATCATGCGGGAAAATGCTTCGGAAAGCGCCAATCTGCGCCTCGGACCATTCGACCGGCTGCTGAAGCAAGATCCACTGCACCCCTTCGGTGCATGGCGGCGTCGTTAGCGATCCGTGATAGCGGTAAGAGTGAAGATCTCCCGGCAGGAGAGCCTTAAGATCGAATTTACCGTCAATTGCTACTGCTTCTTCGCTCTCTTTCTGGGGAAGCCGGGACCACAGTTTATTCAGTTCCGCGTTCTCCGCGCCGCCGTTAATCAGGACGCCGAGCACCGCAGTATCTCCATCAGCGGTCTTGTGAACGAAATGCAATTCCATCTCATCATGCTTGCCGCCTACTTCATGCTCGCTTGGCAAATGAAAGTGGAACTGCTTCAGCGTATAGGTCTTTCCCTCCAGAACAATGTGGTTGTTCTCCCCCGACACATTTACCTGTATCGTATGGCCGTTGTTGACGAGAGACACTTCCGTAGGCGAATAATCGACTTCCACTGGAGAGAGGCTGGTATCCTTTTTCACATCGGCAGCCTCAATATCGATGGGCGATTGTTCCTTTCCCACCTTACAGGTCCCGAAATCTTCTTCAAGTTCGCCCCAATGTTCAGGTGATGTCTCTCCCTCATACGACCAGTGAACCTTAGCGGCCTGGGCCGCTTGCGTGGGCGGATGGCTCTCCGTGTTCTGTAAGGTTTGCTCCTTCTCCGCGCAGCTTGCCAGCAGTCCCATCATCAATCCGCAGAGCAGAAGCCGGGAATACGGTTTCATTAAATTCATTCTCATTTCTCCCCCCCAAAAAATTGTGTATTTATTCAAAATCCATATCATTCTATGTTATGGGAAAAACAGGAACAAGGGTATGCGGGCCCATTTCGAGCGGTAGTCGACTCCGGCAGCGGATGAAGCCATAGCTTGCGGTCTATTTTAAGTTCCATAAGATAGAAAAGCCTTTCATATTTATGCACAAAAAAGCTGCCTTAAGTCCTTTCATAGACTTTAGAGGCAGCTCTTTTATGATAGCATAGACAAGCTGGCAGCTTGCTTTTTGTTAGTTTCCGGCTGTTCCCGCGCTTGCCGCGACCGCTTCTTCCGTATCGGCATTCAGGGAGTCATAGATGGCTTCCACCAGCAGGTCAAGTTCCGGCAGCTGCTCCGGCTTTAAGGCGGAGTTGATTTCAAAAGGCTCGCCGATGAACTCGATTTTTTTCATACTCTCCAGGATTTCGGTCATTTCCCTTACGGCGGCGTTGGCCCAAGTATAGTTGCCCACAAGGGAAACTTTGCGGTTCTGCAGGTTCAGGGACGCCATTTCATGCAGCAGAGCCTGCATGCCGTGATACAGACCCAGGTTATAGGTAGGCGAGCCGAAGACCAGATGGCTGAATTTCCAGGCGTCCGAGATGATATAAGATGGGTGGGTCTTGGACACATCGTACATGCGGATATCCTGAACCCCCTTGGCCGAAAGCTTGGATGCGATCAGGTTCATCACGTTCTCCGTATTGCCGTACATGGACGCATACACCAGCACCACGCCGGTCTTCTCCGGCTGATAGGTACTCCACTTCTGATATCTGTCCAGAATGTACGACAGGTTCTCGCGCCACACCGGACCATGCAGCGGACAGATCATTTCGATGTCCTGCTTGGCTACTTTTTTCAGCACCGTCTGCACTTGAGGTCCGTATTTGCCTACAATATTGGAGTAATAGCGGCGGGACTCCTCCAGGTACACTCCGTCAAAATCGGTCTGGTCGGAGAAAATATTCCCCGAAAGCGAACCGAAGCAGCCAAAGGCGTCGGCGGAGAACAGGATTTTCTTCGAGACTTCATAGGTGAACATAACTTCAGGCCAATGGACAAACGGAGCCATCATGAAGCGCAGCGTATGCTCTCCGAGCGACAGCTCCTCGCCTTCTTTGACGATGAGGTAATTGTCCGGCTTGCTGAAGTTATAGAACTGCTCCATGAACTGGAACGTCTTCTTATTGCCGACAATTTTCAATTCCGGATAACGGCGGACGAGCTCCTCGATATTGGCGCAATGGTCGGGCTCCATATGGCCCACAACGAGATAATCCAGCGTCCGGCCACCCAGCACATGCTCGATATTCTCCAGAAATTGTGCGCTGATTGCGGAATCCACCGTGTCCATAAGCGCGGTCTTTTCGTCCATGATTAAATAGGAATTATAGGCAACTCCTTGAGGCAGCGGGAACATATTCTCGAAACGTTCCAGTCTTTTGTCGGTGCCACCCACCCAGTAGATCGCGGGCGCGATTTCTTGAACATTGTACATTGGTATTCCCTCCACATGCTTAAAAATTTTTCTATTACTATAACAACAAATACTGACAAAATAATTGATATATATCATGTTGACGGAAAAATCAGGCAGACAGCTGCGGAAAAAGCGGGGCGGAGACTGGAAACCGCGCAAATTTAAACTAAATATTACAATATGGAAAACTTTCGGCGCCGGGCAGCTAAAAATGGATGGAAACGCAAAAAGAACCCTGACCAGGGCTGTATTTAAAATAAAGTTCAGCTCTGGCAGGGTTTTTGCAATTTTGAAAAGAAGAGCTAAAAACGCTTTCGCTTGGCGGATGACAGGATGCGCATTTCCTCCCGGTACTTGGCCACGGTCCGGCGCGACACCTCAAGCCCTTCCTGCGTCAGCAGCTCTGTAATCGCCTGATCGGACAGCGGTTTCCGTTTGTCCTCTCCGTCGATCAATGCCTTAATACGCAGTTTCACACTTTCCGAGGATGCGGCGTCCCCGTCCGCCGACGCGAGGGAAGAGGTGAAAAAGTATTTCAGCTCGAATAATCCCCGGGGGGTCTGCATGTATTTATTGCCGACGGCCCGGCTGATTGTGGATTCATGAAGGCCCGTTTGCTCCGCAATCTCTTTCTGAGTCAGCGGCTTCAGTCCTTGAATGCCCTGCTCGAAGAAATCCCGCTGCATTTCCACGATGGCCCGCGACACGCGCAGCAGTGTTGTGCGGCGCTGCTCCAGGCTTTTGATCAGCCAGGAAGCCGCTGCCATCCGGTCGTGAATATACTGACAGGCTTCGTCCCGGTTCCGCTGTTCTCTCAGCAGCCGGTTATAGTATGCATTGATCGAGACGCGCGGCGCGCCGGTCTCATTGACGGATACCGTGTACTCGCCGCCGGTTTTTTCCACGATAATATCGGCAATAACCGTCTGTCGCTCCTGGCCGGCAAACGGCGCACCTGGACGCGGATTCAGCCTGCGGATGGAATCGGCTATCTCCTGCACCTCCAGAATGTCCGTTCCGAGCGCATCCGCGATCTTTTGCAGCCGGTTAGCCGCCAGGTCTTCCAGATGCCGCTCCACGACCCGGACGATAGGGCCATCCCCGGTACCGTCTCTCCGAAGCTGGAGAAGGAGACACTCCTCCAGACTGCGGGCCGCAATTCCCGCCGGATCGAAGCGCTGAATCAGCGCCAGCATCTTTTCCGCCTCATCCGCAGAAGCTCCCGATAAGCGGACATCCGATTTCATGTCAAGTTCCAAGTAACCTTTTTCATCCAGATTGCCGATTAGATACAACGCCGTTCTGTATTCACTTTCGGTGAGTCCGCGAATCAGCCCCAGCTGCTTTTTCAAATGCTCATAGAGCGTATCGGCCGGATTGGCCATCACAGCCAGCAGATCGAAAGTCTGTGTACTTGAGGAATGCGCATATCCATCTCCGGCGCGGCTGCCGTCATCATCTTTCCGAGTTGCGGACGGCTCGGCGCCGATACCTACGGTTAAATCGGTTTCTTGCAGATCGATCACCGGATTGTCGTTGGCCTGCTCGCGCAGATAGGATAGCAGCTCGGCCGACGAGTACTGCAGCATTTGAATCGCCTGCCGAAGTTCGGGTGTCATGGCCAGTTTTAGCGCTTGCTCTTGTTTGAGTCCGAATTGTATCATGTAAGTGCTTTCAACCCCTTCTGGAATGAAACCGCAGCAGTTTGAGAGGAAGCTCAGCCTTCTCATGCCGGCTATCCATAACTTTATATCTCCATTTTTGTGAATTTAGAACCGTGATCACAGTACATTTATCACAGTTTCCAGAAAATTTTTGTGGCCTGCCAAAAAGATTTATAATAGAGATTCGTCCTTGGCTCCTATATACTTGAAACGAACGGAAGCGCTTTAGTTAGGAATGCTTAGTCCGGAGGTGCAAAGGTGAGAAGAATAGATAAGATTTTGGAGTATATTGCCGAAAAAACGAAGGGATTTCCGGAGGAGGCTTTGCTTCAATGCGAAGGAATTACGGCTGCGGAAATTGCGGCGAACCAGGACATGCTCAGAAACAATGTAAGCAAGGAATTGAATGAGCTCCTCCGCGCAGACCGGATTATTAAAATTAAGGGAAGACCGGTCAAATTTCTTCATAAACAGACCATTGAGGAGATATTTCGCGTTCACCTGAAAGAGAAGCAAATCGAAGTGAACAGCCTTGGGGAAATACTGCAGACGGGAGAGCGGGAGGACCCTTTTTATTCTCTGATCGGTTTCAAAGGCAGCATGCGCAATCAGGTGGAGCAGGGCAAAGCGGCCATTCTGTACCCGCCAAGGGGACTGCATACGCTCATTGTTGGCCAGACGGGCGTTGGGAAGACGATGTTTGCCAAATTGATGTACAACTACGGCAAGCACATGAAGCGGTTTACCGAGCAGGCGCCTTTTATCGTGTTCAACTGCGCCGACTATTATAATAATCCCCAGCTGCTGCTGTCCCATATTTTCGGTCATGTAAAAGGAGCTTTTACCGGAGCGGATCAGGAGAAGCAGGGGCTTGTGGAAAAAGCCGACGGCGGAATCCTGTTCCTGGATGAGATTCACCGTCTGCCGCCGGAAGGCCAGGAAATGATTTTCTATTTTATGGATACCCATACGTACAATAAATTGGGCGAATCGGAGCGCAAACGGAGCGCGAATGTGCTGCTTGTCGCGGCAACGACGGAAGATCCGGGATCGTCCATGCTGAAGACCTTTATCAGACGTATCCCGATTACCATCAACATCCCTCCTTTTCAGGAACGGATGCCCTTGGAACAGCTGCAAATCCTGAAGCATCTGCTGGAGAGTGAGGCCCTTCGCGTCAACAAGCCGATCCGGGTTGATCAGGAAGTCGCCAAAGCGCTGATCGGCAGCGTCACCTATGGCAACATCGGGCAGCTCAAGTCGAATATCCAGCTCGTCTGCGCCAAGGGCTTTCTGGACAGCATTCGCGAGAATAAGGACGAAATCGGATTGGATTTCAAGGTGCTGCCGGGCAACATCAGGGAGGGGCTGTTTAACATTGGCAAAAGCCGCAGGGAAAGCGAAGAACTGGGGTCCATCTCCTCCCAGCTATACATTACTCCCGAAGGCAGCCATGCCACGGAAGAAGATGTGCTTGAGCCGCCGTTCAACCTCTACAAGCTGATTGAAGACAAAATTAGCCTGCTGAAGGATGAGGGCCTTGACGACAGCTACATTAATAAATTTATCACTACAGACGTTAACATCCATATTAAAAGCTTTTATAACCGTTTTTATAATCAGAAAGGCAGCAGGGAACGGATTCTCAAAATTGTCG is a genomic window of Paenibacillus durus ATCC 35681 containing:
- a CDS encoding GIY-YIG nuclease family protein; translated protein: MSLDKQKKKELASAYAQSFRPMGVYQIRNVKNGKILVLGSMDLTGAKNRLEFLQQTNINNINELKQDWKEYGGDSFVFEELDQIKPREEILNDISELNEYQEEVDALLELWIEKLQPFGDKGYNKPKRK
- the rpoN gene encoding RNA polymerase factor sigma-54, with amino-acid sequence MIQFGLKQEQALKLAMTPELRQAIQMLQYSSAELLSYLREQANDNPVIDLQETDLTVGIGAEPSATRKDDDGSRAGDGYAHSSSTQTFDLLAVMANPADTLYEHLKKQLGLIRGLTESEYRTALYLIGNLDEKGYLELDMKSDVRLSGASADEAEKMLALIQRFDPAGIAARSLEECLLLQLRRDGTGDGPIVRVVERHLEDLAANRLQKIADALGTDILEVQEIADSIRRLNPRPGAPFAGQERQTVIADIIVEKTGGEYTVSVNETGAPRVSINAYYNRLLREQRNRDEACQYIHDRMAAASWLIKSLEQRRTTLLRVSRAIVEMQRDFFEQGIQGLKPLTQKEIAEQTGLHESTISRAVGNKYMQTPRGLFELKYFFTSSLASADGDAASSESVKLRIKALIDGEDKRKPLSDQAITELLTQEGLEVSRRTVAKYREEMRILSSAKRKRF
- a CDS encoding copper amine oxidase N-terminal domain-containing protein — its product is MKKRLLFISAIVSSLLLSGGILPPSTAQAEAVPAYVQLTFTNGGTLTMGSSGNAIIKDGVAYLAASTALIAGLKITWDQTHKRAEFTGWEKSFTVRVGSRTGVLDGKAVSIGGVPFIYNKELYIPVKFMVKALEGGTVRWDDKKRTFLANGLHLYRSYSETFEGTVYSVSLDTGELYESSRQGEKVKIADLGTNLDVVDFTFERTSGGLLLLRISNIYGEPHVNTAYFTFVLRNGAVIRKGQIAGRASFGEPAARIDGKLLLSDGRTLRLVEDGTGNVAETVDLAKLMNADATQNADTLYHVEAFYSDVALIRPSNTGLLTLVDRSTGASTLLYREFFDADRQREIEEGDPWFLGDFLRFAGRSGDTLTFTYNTGHEIVKYTHILPAAPQQ
- a CDS encoding FprA family A-type flavoprotein; this translates as MYNVQEIAPAIYWVGGTDKRLERFENMFPLPQGVAYNSYLIMDEKTALMDTVDSAISAQFLENIEHVLGGRTLDYLVVGHMEPDHCANIEELVRRYPELKIVGNKKTFQFMEQFYNFSKPDNYLIVKEGEELSLGEHTLRFMMAPFVHWPEVMFTYEVSKKILFSADAFGCFGSLSGNIFSDQTDFDGVYLEESRRYYSNIVGKYGPQVQTVLKKVAKQDIEMICPLHGPVWRENLSYILDRYQKWSTYQPEKTGVVLVYASMYGNTENVMNLIASKLSAKGVQDIRMYDVSKTHPSYIISDAWKFSHLVFGSPTYNLGLYHGMQALLHEMASLNLQNRKVSLVGNYTWANAAVREMTEILESMKKIEFIGEPFEINSALKPEQLPELDLLVEAIYDSLNADTEEAVAASAGTAGN
- a CDS encoding carbonic anhydrase, which translates into the protein MNLMKPYSRLLLCGLMMGLLASCAEKEQTLQNTESHPPTQAAQAAKVHWSYEGETSPEHWGELEEDFGTCKVGKEQSPIDIEAADVKKDTSLSPVEVDYSPTEVSLVNNGHTIQVNVSGENNHIVLEGKTYTLKQFHFHLPSEHEVGGKHDEMELHFVHKTADGDTAVLGVLINGGAENAELNKLWSRLPQKESEEAVAIDGKFDLKALLPGDLHSYRYHGSLTTPPCTEGVQWILLQQPVEWSEAQIGAFRSIFPHDNRPVQPLDGRTLETEG
- a CDS encoding sigma-54-dependent transcriptional regulator; the encoded protein is MRRIDKILEYIAEKTKGFPEEALLQCEGITAAEIAANQDMLRNNVSKELNELLRADRIIKIKGRPVKFLHKQTIEEIFRVHLKEKQIEVNSLGEILQTGEREDPFYSLIGFKGSMRNQVEQGKAAILYPPRGLHTLIVGQTGVGKTMFAKLMYNYGKHMKRFTEQAPFIVFNCADYYNNPQLLLSHIFGHVKGAFTGADQEKQGLVEKADGGILFLDEIHRLPPEGQEMIFYFMDTHTYNKLGESERKRSANVLLVAATTEDPGSSMLKTFIRRIPITINIPPFQERMPLEQLQILKHLLESEALRVNKPIRVDQEVAKALIGSVTYGNIGQLKSNIQLVCAKGFLDSIRENKDEIGLDFKVLPGNIREGLFNIGKSRRESEELGSISSQLYITPEGSHATEEDVLEPPFNLYKLIEDKISLLKDEGLDDSYINKFITTDVNIHIKSFYNRFYNQKGSRERILKIVDKEILEFADQVKMLVEQELNRRYSDRFVYAFSLHLSAFLKRIREKKYGGKPVYDPIDQDDEEYKMALTIKDMIESGFGISVPEAEITYVAILLKSVEEERKGNVGIIIAAHGNSTATSIAGVVDSLLGSSNICAVDMPLDVSPREILEIIVDKVKSIDNGRGVLLLVDMGSLLNFERTIVERLGIKVKTIDMVSTPLALEAVRKANLLDMELEEIYRSLKDFRGYNNLEAAEGAILDNKVIITVCSSGKGAAVKVKEFVEKIVYDLTQRKITVIPAKIRELDKVVKEQQAKQSVLAVIGVKRPGDRNVPFIPLEQLIDASGEELLRELLLNHELPVVQESQSVVIKDLCEDSLKEFLTYLNPHKILGSLMSFVQELERGLNTDFEYAMKVQIAIHTAHALERMVIRDGLVYRGEAELLDPHIMNAVNQACAIFSSGINLSLTDDEKYYICEMLSDVYKTARL
- a CDS encoding DUF6530 family protein yields the protein MKIPTTLKHKPVIVSENYENVDGRYANQSDAKGLSLGLAQWNDRGKVDISAKVWRHTGEKWSRQSEELPLHRVLDLAILVTRSMVHFREAYRYQNLYDPENPVIDRVGLQGDAMTVSVCTDNDRINEDIKLFSQALSDDSELIGERLSTLSRILKEMSY
- a CDS encoding copper amine oxidase N-terminal domain-containing protein → MKIRNTFLLIVFITSLLTINNPVHAESYTRDISYEQQILLNINGFYLLYTTPQAPYIDDDNRTMVPLRSFTKLLGAKATYDALNKTAVIQSGEQSLKLKLNSKTVYINGERKEMDTNPVMKANSVFIPLKSIIDTFRIRSEQQSMNGGGALIVLKDDRFLTQGPLQQIREMRITEQSATDKYYGIFPRFLKMEEAQYEVNMRIESRNTLGQKVEFSNIDLGMWLVLKNEIQKINPDITDNQTLEKGGFFTHNFTISNQSIGDIEYIFSFPKIKE